A window of Dysidea avara chromosome 1, odDysAvar1.4, whole genome shotgun sequence genomic DNA:
tactatcacactatcacagtagttcttctcgcagttctttgcctggccatcatcaactgctgtccatcaactgctgtcaaaacattagtctcgtcccccagacccttcctcaagcatgcttatcacacaaaaataacttagtttagcagtgaacaaacaattattgacagcttatactatacTAAAGTATACTTACTGCATTGTTTAACCATGTATACCACTaggcgggtcggctacgccagactagtataccaccagaatccaccggattgacaactaacacgtgatctatttaggggaaatctcgtggaaagtccctaattaccttaagcggacactcgtgatacgtggttttaaattgaatggtttaagaatgtaactggatggtgaggcgtactttaatcggctcaaCTTTAATGAGAAattcgagcccctcgtgagaaactacatcgcttgagcaacgtttgaagaagtaagagtcaagaatactgagccGGTACTCTATgacatatgccggtcttgaatgctaacgaaatgaggagtgaagtttgtgcaacgtgtcacatcgccacacactgattcaccgtgtttgtgcgatagggtttttggacctgtccaccagatgttgaaaggaaattcattccaccacatgttgaaaggaaattcattccaacttgtgaagttattgatatactcattgttggggtccacggggacatcgatgatcatttaccagtcagctgtaagtaatgtcacaacagaaggaaaggaaccatttccatacccctatggcatactgattttccaggtcagtttatgtacactcaaccacagaaatgtagaactttggttgcaggtggaaaataaacacctttttactagagattcacccagctgggataaaatgttgaagtgaatgtcattagtaccaacttgttcatcaggtattggacaattccaagtgtccagattatgcagttgtcctcatgttcaagtttacacgtttaggcaagttccacaacatcctacaatctattactatatcagtgtggaataatgcttatattatatttttcatattccaggctttaggtgtattgtatttaacacctgcttgttggtttttgcaggccatctggtcatactggtttatccactagcagttgaatgtgatcatggtacatatgtaagttgagaccacgcaagaacaaagatacaggtgtcatgaatttcaggtcagttaccgttcagaggaattgtattattgctattgttctttttgtagttatcaattatcactgaccagtttgtgatagcatacttttgtttgactaatgaccaaatgttctggtgtacatgcttacccaacagttatgttactcacttaacctgcatatgggatatatattttagttcattttgattatccatcctttattggtacagcctggcatattgattttttgcacattctctttttaattcagtgcctgctggattgtttcgtcagatatcgaaacaggtgtctttggtgttgcgaccgatgttccaggtcagtttgcatgtgtgtttaatttaataaggttgacttcagtgcctgcttattcttttacaggtctcggtatcgagtgtcatgaatttcaggtcagttgatgtatacagaagaattgtattattgcaattgttgtttttgtagttatcaattatcactgtatactagtgatgaatatgcaggtcagtctactcagatgtatcgggcatagtgttgatgggttcaaacaaatatccagtgtagactgtagtggcatcaagggtgttattttccaggtcagtttacatgttgtgatgttagtggttttttcctagtacccagatgttaagtgtattgtatttaatgcccacctgttatgtttttaaattatggtatatcagtgtagacagtgcaacagtaagccttctgtgttgtagtaactatttgtttcataattatgctgttgtcccggaatggtacaatttttgggcaaccagtgtgaagtccagtggtacaaacattgtattatgaccaagttgtgatagcgtacttttgtttgactaatgtcctaatgttcaggtttgacatgcttacccaacagttatgttattcattcacttagcctgggatataatttttgtt
This region includes:
- the LOC136264172 gene encoding uncharacterized protein isoform X3 encodes the protein MNFSACWIVSSDIETGVFGVATDVPGLGIECHEFQVSLLRCIGHSVDGFKQISSVDCSGIKGVIFQCLLDCVIRYRNKCFWCCDRFSRSQYRHADIQEIITIVGTIFSQVLM